CAATAGTATTTCTTTTTTGCCCATTTTGTTCCCATGAGCGATTCATGAGTCTACCCTCTACCAAAACAGGTGAACCTTTTGTCAGATATTCTTTACACGATTCAGCAACCTTACCCCACACAACAACACGAATAAAAAGAGTTTCTTCTTTTCGTTCGCCATTCTTTGTTGAATAATACCTATTCACCGCTAACCCCAGATTCGCCACTGCAGCGCCTGATGATATGTTACGCACTTCAGGATCACGTGTCAAATTACCCGCCAAAAAAACTTTATTTAAATTAACCATGCTTCATTTTCCCTGTTAGTAAGTTTATGTTGCAGTATTAGTGCTCTGGTCTTCTTTAGCTACTTCTTCTTTAGGTGCATCCTCTTTTGGCACCTCTTCTTTGGGTGCTTCTTCTTTAGCTGCTGCTTCTTCTTTAGGTGCCTCTTCTTTGACTACTTCTTCTTTACTTACCGCTTCCTTGACTACTTCTTCTTTAGGTGCATCCTCTTTTAGTACCTCTTCTTTGGGTGCTTCTTCTTTAGGTGTTTCTGGAGCCTGTGCAACTGGCCTACTTGGAGCACCATACGATCTTTCTCCATATGATCTCTCACCATATGATCTCTCGCCATATGATCTTTCAGCCGGCTCTTCAACAAATGTCTTTATCGGTGAAAAACCCTTTTTATCCCGGTCTACAAACATATATCTAAATACACTATCATTTAATTTCAGTTTTGGATGCAACTTGATAACGGCTGTACTATCTAAAAAGAAATTAATAAGCACGTAGTACCCGTCTATGCATTTTTTAATTTTATGAGTCAATCTTCTTTTACCTAAGTGTAACGTTTCCTCTACTGAACCCTTATTATTAGTAATATCTGTTTGAATCTCTTTAATAAGAGCTTCGATATCGTCCTTTTGTAAGTTTGGGTCTAAAATAAAAATACCTTCATATGCTTTCAAAACACACACCTCCATTTATTAATTCTCATTTTCTTGCGTACACTACACATTCCCGCATAAGCGAAAGGGTGCAGTTATATCACTTTTCACTATAATATACAAGTTTTTTTTAGGAAATTGGAAACGGTTCTATTTTTTATCACTCTATTACTAATTTGTTCTCTTTTCAATAAAAAAGCAGAACCGTCCCCGATTTGATAAACAACGGGCTTTATTTGTCATATTGTTCTTACAGCTTTTTTCCTAATCCATCCGCCAAGTAACCCCAAAAGACCTATACCAAAAAGCGCGTATGTAGACGGTTCAGGCACCGCGGTAAATGTTAGATTGATATCATTTCCGCTCTGACTGATACCAAAAGCCCCGCCGCCAAGGGCATTTGTAAATAAAGCGCTGTCAATATCAAACTTATCGGCAGAAAAACTTGTAATTCCGGTAGAAGCAGTTGCTATAACCCATAAATAATCTTGAAGGTTATTAAAGTTAGAAGCATCAACCTCCATCGTTGATAGATCAAGATTAAATTTACTGCCTGAAGTCGCTGTTATACTAAGTCCGCCTGTAATATCAAGCCAATCCCAGCCGAGACCCAAAGGGGCCCCTTTTAAACCTGTGGCTTTATTAATCTCCCAAAGATAGGTGCCTCCACTTTCCCATACAGCAGCACCGGAATTCAGCGTCCCCGGACTCAATCCAGGAGAAAAAGTACCGCCGCTTGCAACAACAACATCTCCAACAGTTCCTGAACCAATCAGCGTACCCCCGCTGTTAATTGCAACCGCGCTGTCAGCAATGGTGCCGGTTACAGACAGTGTTCCAATATCAATCGTAGTTGCACCCGAATAGGTATTCGCACCTGAAAGTGTAACTGTTCCCGCGGCAGTCTTAGTCAATGCACCAACTCCCGCGAGTATCGCGCTTATCGTTCCGCTTTCAACAGCATATGAACTGCCTGTCAAAACACCTGACGTTCCTGTAATTGCACCGCTCGTTAATGTTACAGCTGCTACTGTGTCATCGTAGTTAACAATATCAAGTGTCCCCCCTGAAACTGTAATTGCACTGCTGTTAGAAAGGACATTACTGGCTCCGTATTTTAATGATCCCGCACTTACTGTTGTCGCACCAGTATAGGTATTTGCCCCTGATAATGTTACTGTCCCTATATCGCTTTTTATCAATGCTCCAGATCCACTGATAACACTCGAATATGTACCACCACCCATTTGGCTGAACTTTACTGTCGCGTTATTTGTTATATCTCCCTGCAAACTTGTTGTCGTTCCTTTGAGTATTCCTCCACTTACCAGTGTTCCTCCCGAATAGGTGTTTTGACCCGAAATTGTTGTCTCTCCAAAAGCGCTTTTTATTACTACTCCTGTTCCACTGATTATGCTTGAACATGTTATTGAGACCATCACATCTATAAACTCCACTGTCGCATTATTTGTTATATCTCCTTGCAAACCTCCGGTTACGGTTGTTTCGAGTGTGCCTCCACTTACCGTTGTCCCACCCGAATAGGTATTTTCCCCTACTAATGTAACTGTTCCCGCGGTAGTCTTAGTCAGCGCACCACCTCCCGCGAGTATCGCGCCTATCGTTCCGCTTTCAACAGCATATGAACTGCCTGTCAAAACACCTGTTGTCCCTACAATATCACCGCTTGTCAATGTTACAGCAGCTACTGTGTCATCATAGCCGACAATATCAAGTGTCCCCCCTGAAACTGTAACTGCACTGCTGTTAGAAAGGACATTACTGGCACCGTATTGTAATGAT
The sequence above is a segment of the Candidatus Ancaeobacter aquaticus genome. Coding sequences within it:
- the ssb gene encoding single-stranded DNA-binding protein is translated as MVNLNKVFLAGNLTRDPEVRNISSGAAVANLGLAVNRYYSTKNGERKEETLFIRVVVWGKVAESCKEYLTKGSPVLVEGRLMNRSWEQNGQKRNTIEVVALSVQFLSRGTKGGSEKMSTGYDEQHDESVPLDESAVAEGPSREDDDIPF
- the rpsF gene encoding 30S ribosomal protein S6 → MKAYEGIFILDPNLQKDDIEALIKEIQTDITNNKGSVEETLHLGKRRLTHKIKKCIDGYYVLINFFLDSTAVIKLHPKLKLNDSVFRYMFVDRDKKGFSPIKTFVEEPAERSYGERSYGERSYGERSYGAPSRPVAQAPETPKEEAPKEEVLKEDAPKEEVVKEAVSKEEVVKEEAPKEEAAAKEEAPKEEVPKEDAPKEEVAKEDQSTNTAT
- a CDS encoding autotransporter-associated beta strand repeat-containing protein, giving the protein VESGTIGAILAGGGALTKTTAGTVTLSGTNTYTGGTTISAGSLQYGASNVLSNSSAVTVSGGTLDIVGYDDTVAAVTLTSGDIVGTTGVLTGSSYAVESGTIGAILAGGGALTKTTAGTVTLVGENTYSGGTTVSGGTLETTVTGGLQGDITNNATVEFIDVMVSITCSSIISGTGVVIKSAFGETTISGQNTYSGGTLVSGGILKGTTTSLQGDITNNATVKFSQMGGGTYSSVISGSGALIKSDIGTVTLSGANTYTGATTVSAGSLKYGASNVLSNSSAITVSGGTLDIVNYDDTVAAVTLTSGAITGTSGVLTGSSYAVESGTISAILAGVGALTKTAAGTVTLSGANTYSGATTIDIGTLSVTGTIADSAVAINSGGTLIGSGTVGDVVVASGGTFSPGLSPGTLNSGAAVWESGGTYLWEINKATGLKGAPLGLGWDWLDITGGLSITATSGSKFNLDLSTMEVDASNFNNLQDYLWVIATASTGITSFSADKFDIDSALFTNALGGGAFGISQSGNDINLTFTAVPEPSTYALFGIGLLGLLGGWIRKKAVRTI